A portion of the Aedes albopictus strain Foshan unplaced genomic scaffold, AalbF5 HiC_scaffold_235, whole genome shotgun sequence genome contains these proteins:
- the LOC109399011 gene encoding protein UXT: protein MTPAMVENRLAPENIESFVNDCLREDLKLYEQQLTRLNAEIMEYVQLKNMIENIQENASDGFKTQVNIGGNFFMKAKADRVERILVDVGLKHFVEFSLEEALKFVDMKVKVLTKQADVIRDKSVETRANIKLALMVIGDTNKLYGGQER, encoded by the coding sequence ATGACCCCTGCGATGGTGGAGAACCGTCTCGCACCGGAGAACATCGAGTCGTTCGTGAATGACTGCCTCCGGGAGGATCTAAAACTGTACGAGCAGCAGCTGACCCGACTGAACGCGGAAATCATGGAGTACGTGCAGCTCaaaaacatgattgaaaacatcCAGGAAAACGCCTCCGATGGGTTCAAAACGCAGGTCAACATCGGCGGAAACTTCTTCATGAAGGCCAAAGCGGACCGGGTCGAGCGGATTTTGGTTGACGTTGGGCTGAAGCACTTCGTGGAATTCAGCCTGGAGGAAGCGCTCAAATTCGTGGACATGAAGGTCAAGGTTTTGACGAAACAGGCGGATGTGATTCGGGACAAAAGCGTCGAAACCAGAGCCAATATCAAGCTGGCGCTGATGGTGATCGGAGATACGAATAAGCTGTACGGTGGCCAAGAGCGGTGA